Proteins from a genomic interval of Phyllopteryx taeniolatus isolate TA_2022b chromosome 3, UOR_Ptae_1.2, whole genome shotgun sequence:
- the nmrk1 gene encoding nicotinamide riboside kinase 1 isoform X1 — MKTLIVGVGGMTNGGKSTLSKTLQEKIPTSCIIAQDSFFKDDSVVPVDDNGFKQYDTLDALHMDAMMSRVDAWRGDPQAFLRETGQTAERMTLSADHVFVLIVEGFLIFNHRPLNELMDKRYFMEIPYDICKERRSLRVYKPPDPPGYFDGHVWPMYLKNRQKMENTVVGIVFLDGMKSKEELMAVVFQDVSQEINMLRGELPVSYVHRSLNTLKYMFKHNAVIVFTYLQSRIEEGASIISSAPNELEDLSVLTRPS, encoded by the exons ATGAAGACACTCATTGTGGGAGTGGGTGG AATGACCAATGGAGGAAAATCCACTCTTTCCAAAACTTTACAAGAGAAGATACCCACCAGCTGCATCATTGCACAGGATTCATTTTTTAAG GATGATTCTGTGGTTCCTGTGGACGATAATGGCTTCAAGCAGTATGACA CGCTCGACGCTCTCCACATGGATGCCATGATGAGCCGGGTTGACGCCTGGCGAGGAGACCCGCAAGCTTTCCTGAGAGAAACCGGTCAGACTGCGGAGAGGATGACGTTGTCAGCTGACCACGTGTTTGTGCTGATCGTGGAAGGCTTCCTAATATTCAATCACAG ACCTTTGAATGAGCTGATGGACAAAAGATACTTCATGGAAATACCGTACGACATTTGCAAGGAGAGACGAAG TTTGAGGGTATACAAGCCGCCTGACCCTCCAGGCTACTTTGACGGACACGTATGGCCCATGTATCTGAAGAATCGGCAGAAGATGGAGAATACGGTGGTGGGAATCG TGTTTTTGGACGGAATGAAGTCAAAGGAGGAGCTGATGGCTGTTGTATTTCAAGATGTTAGTCAGGAAATAAATATGCTGAGAGGTGAATTGCCTGTGAGTTATGTACATAGAAGCCTTAACACGCTCAAATACATGTTTAAACATAATGcagttattgtttttacttatttacAGAGTAGGATTGAAGAGGGAGCGTCGATTATTTCCTCCGCTCCTAATGAATTGGAAGACCTCAGTG TTCTTACCAGGCCAAGCTGA
- the nmrk1 gene encoding nicotinamide riboside kinase 1 isoform X2, with the protein MKTLIVGVGGMTNGGKSTLSKTLQEKIPTSCIIAQDSFFKDDSVVPVDDNGFKQYDTLDALHMDAMMSRVDAWRGDPQAFLRETGQTAERMTLSADHVFVLIVEGFLIFNHRPLNELMDKRYFMEIPYDICKERRSLRVYKPPDPPGYFDGHVWPMYLKNRQKMENTVVGIVFLDGMKSKEELMAVVFQDVSQEINMLRGELPVSYVHRSLNTLKYMFKHNAVIVFTYLQSRIEEGASIISSAPNELEDLSGS; encoded by the exons ATGAAGACACTCATTGTGGGAGTGGGTGG AATGACCAATGGAGGAAAATCCACTCTTTCCAAAACTTTACAAGAGAAGATACCCACCAGCTGCATCATTGCACAGGATTCATTTTTTAAG GATGATTCTGTGGTTCCTGTGGACGATAATGGCTTCAAGCAGTATGACA CGCTCGACGCTCTCCACATGGATGCCATGATGAGCCGGGTTGACGCCTGGCGAGGAGACCCGCAAGCTTTCCTGAGAGAAACCGGTCAGACTGCGGAGAGGATGACGTTGTCAGCTGACCACGTGTTTGTGCTGATCGTGGAAGGCTTCCTAATATTCAATCACAG ACCTTTGAATGAGCTGATGGACAAAAGATACTTCATGGAAATACCGTACGACATTTGCAAGGAGAGACGAAG TTTGAGGGTATACAAGCCGCCTGACCCTCCAGGCTACTTTGACGGACACGTATGGCCCATGTATCTGAAGAATCGGCAGAAGATGGAGAATACGGTGGTGGGAATCG TGTTTTTGGACGGAATGAAGTCAAAGGAGGAGCTGATGGCTGTTGTATTTCAAGATGTTAGTCAGGAAATAAATATGCTGAGAGGTGAATTGCCTGTGAGTTATGTACATAGAAGCCTTAACACGCTCAAATACATGTTTAAACATAATGcagttattgtttttacttatttacAGAGTAGGATTGAAGAGGGAGCGTCGATTATTTCCTCCGCTCCTAATGAATTGGAAGACCTCAGTG GCTCCTAA
- the ostf1 gene encoding osteoclast-stimulating factor 1, translated as MSKPPPKPAKPGQVKVFRAEFTFHPRTPDELYFEEDDILYISDSSDSNWWKGTCRGRTGLIPRNYVTEHAESIDHPMHEAAKRGNLSWLRECVENRVGINGLDKAGNTALYWGCHGGHKDVVELLLSQPSVELNQQNKLGDTALHAAAWKGYSDIVAMLLNKNPRTDIRNNENKLALEMATNAQCASLLKKKLASSITRSHSNAEEYLDDEDSD; from the exons ATGTCCAAGCCTCCTCCCAAACCGGCCAAGCCAG GCCAGGTCAAAGTGTTCAGAGCTGAGTTCACATTTCACCCCAGAACG CCTGATGAGCTTTACTTTGAAGAAGATGACATCCTCTACATCTCTGACTCG AGTGACAGTAACTGGTGGAAAGGAACATGCCGGGGGAGGACAGGACTTATTCCACGCAACTACG TAACGGAGCATGCCGAGTCTATCGACCACCCAATGCACGAAGCGGCCAAACGAG GGAATCTTTCCTGGCTGAGGGAATGTGTGGAGAACAGGGTGGGAATCAACGGCTTGGACAAGGCAGGCAACACTGCCCTCTACTGGGGATGTCACGGAGGACATAAAG ACGTAGTGGAGCTTCTACTCAGCCAGCCCAGCGTCGAACTCAACCAGCAG AATAAGCTTGGGGACACTGCTCTGCACGCTGCTGCTTGGAAGGGTTATTCTGACATTGTGGCCATGTTGCTGAACAAGA ATCCGCGTACAGACATCCGCAACAACGAGAACAAGCTGGCTCTGGAGATGGCCACCAACGCACAGTGTGCCTCGTTGCTCAAGAAGAAGCTGGCCAGCT CTATCACACGCTCGCACAGCAACGCTGAGGAGTATTTGGATGACGAGGACTCGGACTGA
- the mapkapk5 gene encoding MAP kinase-activated protein kinase 5 yields MSEDNSADNFIKEASILEEYNINWTQKLGAGISGPVRVCVKKSTQERLALKILIDRPKARNEVRLHMMCANHPNIVQILEVYANSVQFPHESSPRARLLIVMEMMEGGELFHRISQHRHFTEKMASEVTKQISQALEHCHSLNIAHRDLKPENLLFKDNSLDAPVKLCDFGFAKIDQGDLMTPQFTPYYVAPQVLEAQRRHQKEKSGIIPTSPTPYTYNKSCDLWSLGVIIYVMLCGYPPFYSKHHSRTIPKDMRKKIMMGSFDFPEDEWSQISEMAKDIVRKLLKVKPEERLTIEGVLSHPWLNCTEALDNVLPSAQMMMDKAVVAGIQQAHAEQLANMRIQDLNISLKPLNSVNNPILRKRKLLGPKPSDGFFIHDPENGGEDSNVALEKLRDVIAQCILPQAGENEDEKLNVVMHEAWRFNRDCKLLRDGLQGLSWDGRAFSDKVDRLKLAEIVKQAIEERTNLEESH; encoded by the exons ATGTCGGAAGATAACAGCGCAGATAACTTCATCAAG GAAGCATCCATTCTTGAGGAATACAACATAAACTGGACACAAAAGCTAGGCGCTGGCATCAGTGGACCTGTCAG AGTTTGTGTGAAGAAGTCAACACAGGAACGGTTGGCCCTGAAGATCCTCATTGATCGCCCGAAAGCTAGGAATGAG GTGCGACTCCATATGATGTGCGCCAACCACCCAAACATTGTGCAAATCTTGGAGGTGTACGCCAACAGTGTCCAGTTCCCACACGAGTCCAGCCCGAG AGCCCGGCTTCTAATTGTCATGGAGATGATGGAAGGCGGCGAACTGTTCCACAGAATCAGTCAGCACAGGCACTTTACTGAAAAAATGGCCAGCGAAGTCACAAAGCAG ATCAGTCAAGCCTTGGAACACTGTCACTCCTTAAATATTGCACATCGGGACCTGAAGCCAGAGAACCTGCTCTTCAAGGATAACTCTTTG GATGCTCCCGTGAAGCTGTGTGACTTCGGCTTTGCCAAAATAGATCAGGGGGACTTGATGACACCCCAGTTCACTCCCTACTATGTAGCACCTCAG GTACTTGAGGCTCAAAGAAGACACCAGAAGGAAAAGTCTGGAATCATACCTACCTCACCCACTCCTTACACCTACAACAAG AGCTGTGACTTGTGGTCTCTGGGCGTCATCATCTACGTGATGCTGTGCGGCTATCCTCCGTTCTACTCCAAGCATCACAGTCGCACCATTCCCAAGGACATGAGAAAGAAGATCATGATGGGCAGCTTTGACTTCCCTGAAGACGAATGGAGTCAGATCTCAGAGATGGCAAAGGACATCGTGCGCAA GCTGCTGAAGGTGAAGCCAGAGGAGAGGCTAACCATCGAAGGAGTCTTGTCTCACCCGTGGCTCAACTGCACCGAGGCCCTGGACAACGTGCTGCCCTCCGCCCAGATGATGATGGACAAG GCGGTGGTCGCAGGTATCCAGCAGGCCCATGCGGAGCAATTGGCCAACATGAGGATTCAGGATCTGAACATCAGCCTGAAGCCACTCAACTCCGTCAACAACCCAATCCTCAGGAAGAGGAAACTCCTTGG CCCCAAGCCCAGTGACGGTTTCTTCATTCACGACCCAGAGAACGGAGGTGAGGACTCCAACGTAGCGCTGGAGAAACTACGAGATGTCATTGCACAGTGTATTCTTCCACAGGCGG gagaGAATGAGGACGAGAAGCTGAACGTGGTGATGCATGAAGCCTGGCGGTTCAACAGAGACTGTAAACTGCTGCGAGACGGCCTGCAGGGCCTCAGTTGGGACG GTCGAGCGTTTTCCGATAAGGTGGATCGCTTGAAGTTGGCCGAAATCGTAAAACAGGCCATCGAAGAGAGGACAAATCTGGAAGAGTCTCACTAG
- the nmrk1 gene encoding nicotinamide riboside kinase 1 isoform X3 → MKTLIVGVGGMTNGGKSTLSKTLQEKIPTSCIIAQDSFFKDDSVVPVDDNGFKQYDTLDALHMDAMMSRVDAWRGDPQAFLRETGQTAERMTLSADHVFVLIVEGFLIFNHRPLNELMDKRYFMEIPYDICKERRSLRVYKPPDPPGYFDGHVWPMYLKNRQKMENTVVGIVFLDGMKSKEELMAVVFQDVSQEINMLRGELPSRIEEGASIISSAPNELEDLSVLTRPS, encoded by the exons ATGAAGACACTCATTGTGGGAGTGGGTGG AATGACCAATGGAGGAAAATCCACTCTTTCCAAAACTTTACAAGAGAAGATACCCACCAGCTGCATCATTGCACAGGATTCATTTTTTAAG GATGATTCTGTGGTTCCTGTGGACGATAATGGCTTCAAGCAGTATGACA CGCTCGACGCTCTCCACATGGATGCCATGATGAGCCGGGTTGACGCCTGGCGAGGAGACCCGCAAGCTTTCCTGAGAGAAACCGGTCAGACTGCGGAGAGGATGACGTTGTCAGCTGACCACGTGTTTGTGCTGATCGTGGAAGGCTTCCTAATATTCAATCACAG ACCTTTGAATGAGCTGATGGACAAAAGATACTTCATGGAAATACCGTACGACATTTGCAAGGAGAGACGAAG TTTGAGGGTATACAAGCCGCCTGACCCTCCAGGCTACTTTGACGGACACGTATGGCCCATGTATCTGAAGAATCGGCAGAAGATGGAGAATACGGTGGTGGGAATCG TGTTTTTGGACGGAATGAAGTCAAAGGAGGAGCTGATGGCTGTTGTATTTCAAGATGTTAGTCAGGAAATAAATATGCTGAGAGGTGAATTGCCT AGTAGGATTGAAGAGGGAGCGTCGATTATTTCCTCCGCTCCTAATGAATTGGAAGACCTCAGTG TTCTTACCAGGCCAAGCTGA